In the Flavobacterium pallidum genome, one interval contains:
- a CDS encoding porin family protein, with protein sequence MLTMHNPYPILKTACLKKILLTVLLLLGSVASRAQESMPLKPVKKNYFQWELAAPIKQNEAFGEDEEQPFFRPGGAYLRVGFGRRVVDWMSLGLHTGIEWKSDPGLVSAPVFGNIKIAPKLSQDDEVRPFVSFGYGKVFVLNKDRFSGNFLRGNLGLDVAVLSENEERQKGVLSVFIEISYYHFKPEDFDNLSTFNIGLGYTFL encoded by the coding sequence ATGTTAACGATGCACAACCCGTACCCGATTTTGAAAACAGCCTGTCTTAAGAAAATACTTTTAACGGTATTGTTATTGTTGGGTTCCGTGGCTTCCAGGGCACAGGAATCGATGCCGCTTAAACCCGTAAAGAAAAATTATTTCCAGTGGGAACTCGCTGCCCCGATAAAGCAGAATGAAGCCTTTGGAGAGGATGAAGAACAGCCTTTTTTCCGTCCGGGAGGCGCTTATCTCCGGGTCGGTTTCGGCCGCCGCGTGGTCGATTGGATGTCACTCGGGCTACATACCGGAATCGAATGGAAATCGGATCCGGGTTTGGTATCTGCGCCGGTTTTTGGAAATATCAAAATAGCCCCGAAATTATCCCAGGATGACGAGGTGAGGCCCTTTGTGTCGTTCGGTTACGGAAAAGTTTTTGTGTTGAACAAGGACCGTTTCTCAGGGAATTTCCTGCGGGGCAACCTTGGTCTGGATGTGGCTGTCCTCAGTGAAAATGAAGAACGGCAAAAAGGCGTGCTGTCCGTTTTTATAGAAATCTCTTACTATCATTTCAAACCAGAGGATT
- the truB gene encoding tRNA pseudouridine(55) synthase TruB, translated as MTAEDFQNGQILLVDKPLHWSSFQAVNKMKWALKSKLGIRKIKIGHAGTLDPLATGLLIVCTGKFTKRITELQGQEKEYTGTFHIGATTPSYDLETEINETFPTLHIDADLIHETVKQFLGEIDQKPPVFSAIKKDGKRLYEHARAGETVEIASRKTTIHEFEITRIALPEIDFRVVCSKGTYIRSLAFDFGKALQSGAHLTALRRTKIGHYHVNDAQPVPDFENSLS; from the coding sequence ATGACAGCGGAAGATTTCCAGAACGGACAGATCCTGTTGGTTGATAAGCCCCTGCATTGGTCGTCATTCCAGGCGGTCAATAAAATGAAATGGGCACTCAAGAGCAAACTCGGGATCAGGAAAATCAAAATCGGGCACGCCGGTACGCTCGATCCATTGGCGACCGGATTGCTGATAGTCTGCACCGGAAAATTCACCAAGAGGATTACGGAGTTGCAGGGCCAGGAAAAAGAATATACCGGAACATTCCACATTGGTGCGACCACACCTTCTTATGATTTAGAAACCGAAATAAACGAGACTTTCCCAACGTTACATATTGATGCGGATTTGATACACGAAACCGTAAAACAGTTCCTTGGCGAAATCGACCAGAAACCCCCCGTTTTTTCCGCGATAAAAAAAGACGGCAAGCGATTGTACGAACATGCCCGTGCCGGTGAAACCGTTGAAATCGCTTCCAGGAAAACCACCATCCACGAATTTGAAATCACCAGAATTGCACTGCCCGAAATAGACTTCAGGGTCGTTTGCAGTAAAGGGACTTACATCCGTTCGCTGGCTTTTGATTTTGGAAAAGCACTGCAGTCCGGAGCACACCTTACCGCATTGCGCCGCACCAAAATAGGCCATTACCATGTTAACGATGCACAACCCGTACCCGATTTTGAAAACAGCCTGTCTTAA
- a CDS encoding undecaprenyl-diphosphate phosphatase → MDYIQAILLAIIEGVTEFLPVSSTGHMVIFSSFMGIEKDDFTKLFEIVIQLAAILSVVAIYWRKFFDFKRLGFYVKLMIAVIPALFIGGLFKKHIEKMMETPVVISLMLLIGGIVLIFVDKWFPNPKITDEAQITNKKALTIGFYQTLAVVFPGTSRSAATIIGGMEQKLDRRTAAEFSFFLAVPTMLAATVKSIYDVWKNSPEILNTDNLGILAVGNIIAFLVSYASIKFLINYLTKNGFKVFGYYRIALGIILLAIYYFESPVAA, encoded by the coding sequence ATGGATTATATTCAGGCCATTCTCCTGGCAATCATTGAAGGCGTAACCGAGTTCCTGCCCGTTTCCTCGACAGGGCATATGGTCATTTTCTCTTCGTTCATGGGTATTGAAAAAGACGATTTCACGAAATTGTTCGAAATCGTAATCCAACTGGCCGCAATCCTTTCCGTAGTGGCGATCTACTGGCGCAAATTTTTTGATTTCAAAAGGCTTGGTTTTTATGTCAAGCTGATGATTGCGGTAATCCCCGCCCTGTTTATCGGAGGGCTTTTCAAAAAGCATATCGAAAAAATGATGGAAACACCCGTCGTGATTTCATTGATGTTATTGATTGGAGGGATTGTACTGATTTTTGTCGACAAATGGTTCCCCAATCCGAAAATTACCGATGAAGCACAAATAACAAATAAAAAAGCACTGACCATCGGTTTTTACCAAACGTTGGCCGTTGTATTTCCGGGTACCAGCCGAAGTGCCGCCACCATCATCGGCGGGATGGAGCAAAAGCTCGACCGCAGGACTGCTGCCGAATTTTCGTTTTTCCTTGCCGTACCCACCATGCTCGCGGCTACCGTAAAAAGCATTTACGACGTATGGAAAAATTCTCCTGAGATTTTGAATACCGACAATCTCGGAATCCTTGCAGTGGGGAACATCATTGCTTTTTTGGTTTCGTATGCTTCCATTAAATTCCTGATCAATTACCTGACTAAAAACGGCTTTAAGGTTTTCGGTTATTATAGGATTGCACTGGGAATCATCCTGCTTGCGATTTATTATTTCGAATCCCCTGTTGCTGCATAA
- a CDS encoding DUF3098 domain-containing protein, with amino-acid sequence MKMKHSEDNKYKGDFLFEKINYKILLVGIGVIALGFILMMGGGSDDPKVFSEDIFSFRRIRLAPTTVLVGFGITIYAILKSPKSAGNE; translated from the coding sequence ATGAAGATGAAGCATTCAGAAGACAATAAATACAAAGGTGATTTCCTTTTCGAAAAGATCAATTACAAAATCCTGCTGGTCGGCATCGGCGTGATCGCATTGGGTTTTATATTGATGATGGGTGGCGGCAGTGATGATCCGAAAGTTTTCAGTGAGGATATCTTCAGTTTCCGAAGAATCCGTTTGGCACCGACTACGGTTTTGGTTGGTTTCGGAATCACTATTTATGCCATCCTGAAATCCCCAAAATCAGCAGGCAACGAGTAG
- a CDS encoding cell division protein FtsX, whose protein sequence is MSSSYEKFKKRRLITSYFSVVLSIFLVLFLLGGLGLFVINSQKLSDHFKEEIPMSIFFKNEATDSVHKAFAAELKTARFVKNSEFVTKEEAAKRYSKDMGEDFMAFAGENPLENSFDIHLNAAYIRNDSIRKIEDRFRKNDMISDIVYDDVLVDLVYQNIENVSMWILIASAIFALIAVLLINSSMRLSIYSNRFIIKTMQMVGATKSFIRRPFIVRSIMLGIIGSVLAVAALIVTLVTLDENYPDLKIIEDQAMTGLVLLGVIVIGILITWFSTFFATQRFLNLRTDDLY, encoded by the coding sequence ATGAGTTCGTCTTACGAAAAGTTTAAAAAGCGCAGGCTGATTACTTCTTATTTTTCTGTAGTGCTGAGTATTTTCCTGGTACTTTTCCTGTTGGGCGGTTTGGGCTTGTTCGTGATCAATTCCCAGAAACTATCGGACCATTTCAAAGAGGAAATCCCGATGAGTATTTTCTTCAAGAATGAAGCGACCGATAGTGTGCACAAGGCCTTTGCAGCAGAGTTAAAAACGGCACGTTTTGTGAAAAACAGCGAATTCGTAACCAAGGAAGAGGCTGCCAAAAGATATTCCAAGGATATGGGCGAGGATTTTATGGCTTTTGCCGGAGAGAATCCATTGGAAAACAGCTTCGATATCCACCTCAATGCAGCATATATCCGTAACGACAGCATCCGTAAGATAGAAGACCGGTTCAGGAAAAACGACATGATTTCAGATATCGTTTATGACGATGTGCTCGTGGATCTTGTGTACCAGAATATTGAAAATGTGAGCATGTGGATATTGATTGCGAGTGCTATATTTGCACTGATTGCAGTGTTGCTGATCAACAGTTCCATGCGCCTTTCGATTTACTCCAACCGCTTTATCATCAAAACCATGCAGATGGTGGGCGCGACAAAATCATTTATCCGCAGGCCATTTATCGTACGCAGCATTATGTTGGGAATCATCGGATCGGTACTGGCTGTCGCGGCGTTGATTGTCACGCTGGTAACCCTTGACGAGAATTATCCGGATCTGAAGATTATCGAAGACCAGGCAATGACCGGTTTGGTTTTGCTTGGCGTGATAGTGATCGGGATTCTGATTACGTGGTTCAGTACGTTTTTTGCAACACAGCGTTTTTTGAACCTGAGGACAGATGATCTTTACTAG
- the leuS gene encoding leucine--tRNA ligase, whose protein sequence is MKYNPSEIETYWQKYWAENQTFAAENNSEKPKYYVLDMFPYPSGAGLHVGHPLGYIASDIYARYKRHKGFNVLHPQGYDSFGLPAEQYAIQTGQHPEKTTKENIARYREQLDKIGFSFDWSREVRTSSPEYYKWTQWIFIQLFNSWYNKQTDKAEDISTLTAIFERAGNATVHAVCDDNIDIFFPSEWKSFSYEKQQQILLQYRLTYLAETEVNWCPALGTVLANDEIVNGVSERGGHPVIRKKMTQWSMRISAYAERLLQGLEQIDWTEALKESQRNWIGKSVGASVTFKLKDSETERDNIDYLLSGDETNDYKIDVFTTRPDTIFGVTFMTLAPEHELVSKITTPEQKAAVEAYVEATARRSERERMADVKTISGVFTGAYAEHPFTKEPIPVWIGDYVLAGYGTGAVMAVPCGDERDYAFAKHFKIEIKNIFDNVDISEEAYASKDNVTIANSDFLNGLNYKEATKKAIAALEEIHQGKGKTNYRLRDAVFSRQRYWGEPFPVYYVNGMPQMIDAEHLPIRLPEVEKYLPTEDGQPPLGNSKEWAWDTVKNEVVSNDTIDNVSVFPLELNTMPGWAGSSWYWLRYMDAHNDNEFVSKEDEQYWQNVDLYIGGSEHATGHLLYSRFWNKFLKDRGFVSQDEPFKKLINQGMILGTSAFAYRLEGTNTFVSKNKVGDQKAQPIHADVNIVNSSDELDIEAFKNWRSDFADAEFITEDNGKFIVSREVEKMSKSKYNVVTPDLICEEYGADTLRLYEMFLGPLEQSKPWNTAGITGVFGFLKKLWRLYFDDNGLIVNANPASKEALKTLHKTIKKVQDDIEHFSFNTSVSQFMICVNELSAMNCHERVILEPLAIVISPYAPHIAEELWKQLGHEGSISTVPFPIFNPEHLVESSKEYPVSFNGKTRFTIELPLDLSKEQIEDIVMNDERTAKQLEGRTPNKVIIVPGKIINIVG, encoded by the coding sequence ATGAAATACAATCCTTCCGAAATCGAAACATACTGGCAAAAATACTGGGCAGAAAACCAGACATTCGCCGCTGAAAACAACTCCGAAAAGCCTAAATATTACGTCCTGGACATGTTCCCGTATCCTTCCGGTGCCGGGCTTCACGTAGGACATCCGCTGGGCTACATCGCTTCGGATATTTATGCGCGCTACAAACGCCACAAAGGTTTTAATGTGTTGCATCCGCAGGGTTACGACAGTTTCGGCCTTCCGGCAGAACAGTATGCGATCCAGACCGGGCAGCATCCTGAAAAGACAACGAAAGAAAATATCGCGCGATACCGCGAACAATTGGACAAAATCGGATTTTCCTTTGACTGGAGCCGCGAAGTGCGTACGTCTTCTCCTGAATATTACAAATGGACACAGTGGATTTTCATCCAGTTGTTCAACTCCTGGTATAACAAGCAAACCGATAAGGCGGAAGACATCTCGACATTGACAGCCATTTTTGAAAGGGCCGGCAATGCCACGGTCCATGCGGTGTGCGATGACAATATTGACATTTTTTTCCCATCGGAATGGAAATCATTCTCCTACGAAAAGCAACAGCAAATCCTGCTTCAGTACCGCCTAACCTATCTGGCAGAAACCGAAGTCAACTGGTGCCCGGCACTGGGAACCGTCCTGGCGAATGACGAAATCGTAAACGGTGTGTCAGAACGCGGCGGGCATCCCGTCATCCGTAAGAAAATGACACAGTGGAGCATGCGCATTTCCGCTTACGCAGAAAGGTTGCTGCAGGGTTTGGAACAAATCGACTGGACCGAAGCGCTGAAGGAAAGCCAACGGAACTGGATCGGAAAATCGGTCGGTGCGTCGGTGACGTTTAAGCTGAAAGATTCTGAAACAGAGCGCGACAATATCGATTACCTGCTTTCAGGTGACGAAACCAACGATTATAAAATTGACGTGTTCACGACCCGTCCCGATACCATTTTCGGCGTCACTTTCATGACACTTGCCCCGGAACACGAACTCGTTTCAAAAATTACCACGCCGGAACAAAAAGCAGCCGTCGAAGCCTATGTCGAAGCGACCGCACGCCGTTCAGAGCGCGAACGCATGGCCGATGTGAAGACGATTTCAGGGGTTTTTACCGGCGCTTATGCCGAGCATCCGTTTACGAAAGAACCGATTCCGGTATGGATTGGCGATTATGTTTTAGCGGGTTACGGAACCGGAGCCGTGATGGCCGTACCTTGTGGGGACGAGCGCGATTATGCGTTTGCAAAACATTTCAAAATCGAAATAAAAAACATTTTTGACAACGTTGATATTTCTGAAGAAGCGTATGCCTCAAAAGACAATGTCACGATTGCGAATTCCGATTTCCTGAACGGGCTCAATTATAAGGAAGCTACAAAAAAAGCGATAGCCGCTCTGGAAGAAATCCACCAGGGCAAAGGCAAGACGAATTACAGATTACGCGATGCAGTTTTCTCCCGCCAAAGGTATTGGGGCGAGCCGTTCCCGGTATATTATGTGAATGGCATGCCGCAGATGATCGATGCGGAACACCTACCGATTCGCCTACCGGAAGTCGAGAAATATCTACCGACCGAAGACGGGCAGCCGCCGCTTGGAAACTCAAAAGAGTGGGCCTGGGACACAGTAAAAAACGAAGTCGTTTCGAATGATACAATTGATAACGTCTCCGTGTTCCCGCTTGAATTGAACACGATGCCGGGCTGGGCCGGAAGTTCGTGGTACTGGCTGCGTTATATGGACGCACACAATGACAACGAATTTGTTTCGAAAGAAGATGAGCAATATTGGCAGAATGTCGATTTGTATATCGGCGGCAGCGAGCATGCGACGGGGCATTTATTGTATTCCCGTTTCTGGAATAAATTCTTAAAAGACCGCGGGTTTGTATCGCAGGACGAGCCTTTTAAGAAGTTGATTAACCAGGGAATGATTTTGGGGACGAGTGCGTTTGCATACCGACTTGAAGGAACGAATACTTTTGTCTCTAAAAATAAAGTAGGCGATCAGAAAGCACAACCCATCCATGCTGATGTGAATATTGTAAATTCTTCAGACGAACTCGATATCGAAGCATTTAAAAACTGGCGTTCTGATTTCGCCGATGCCGAGTTTATCACGGAAGACAACGGCAAATTCATCGTGTCCCGCGAAGTCGAAAAAATGTCCAAATCCAAATACAACGTCGTGACCCCGGATTTGATCTGCGAGGAATACGGCGCTGATACCTTGCGTTTATACGAAATGTTCCTAGGGCCACTCGAACAATCTAAGCCGTGGAACACCGCAGGAATTACGGGCGTTTTCGGGTTTCTGAAGAAATTATGGCGTTTGTATTTTGACGACAACGGATTGATCGTGAATGCGAATCCTGCGTCGAAAGAAGCGTTGAAAACACTGCATAAAACGATTAAGAAAGTCCAGGACGATATCGAGCATTTCTCGTTCAATACCTCGGTGAGCCAGTTTATGATCTGCGTGAATGAACTTAGCGCCATGAATTGCCACGAGCGCGTGATTTTAGAGCCATTGGCGATTGTCATTTCTCCTTATGCGCCGCATATAGCCGAAGAATTGTGGAAACAGCTGGGTCATGAAGGCAGCATTTCGACCGTGCCGTTCCCGATCTTTAATCCCGAGCATCTGGTGGAAAGCAGCAAGGAATACCCGGTGTCGTTTAACGGCAAAACACGCTTTACGATCGAGCTTCCGCTGGATTTATCCAAAGAACAGATCGAAGACATCGTGATGAACGACGAACGCACGGCAAAACAACTTGAAGGGCGTACGCCTAATAAGGTTATTATCGTTCCGGGCAAGATTATCAATATTGTGGGATAA
- a CDS encoding zinc metallopeptidase, with translation MGPGYLILAILIMGVSWLVGNTLKRKFEHYSKLQLQNNMSGREIAEKMLADHGIFDVKVISTEGRLTDHYNPADKTVNLSEAVYNQRNAAAAAVAAHECGHAVQHAQAYSMLQLRSKLVPVVSVASGMIQWILIAGILMIKTFPELLLVGIVAFALTTLFTVITLPVEYDASNRALAWLENKQMLTRREHDGAKDALKWAARTYVVAAVGSIATLLYYISVYAGNRR, from the coding sequence ATGGGACCCGGATACCTGATTTTGGCCATTCTGATTATGGGCGTAAGCTGGCTGGTCGGCAATACGCTGAAACGGAAATTTGAGCACTACTCCAAACTGCAGTTGCAGAACAATATGTCAGGCCGTGAAATCGCCGAGAAAATGCTCGCCGACCACGGAATTTTTGACGTTAAGGTCATCTCGACCGAAGGCCGCCTGACCGACCATTACAACCCCGCTGATAAAACGGTAAACCTCAGCGAAGCCGTGTATAACCAACGAAATGCCGCCGCTGCCGCCGTTGCAGCGCACGAATGCGGTCATGCGGTGCAACATGCGCAGGCGTATTCTATGCTGCAATTGCGCTCGAAGCTCGTGCCAGTCGTGAGCGTGGCATCAGGCATGATCCAATGGATACTGATTGCGGGGATTTTGATGATTAAAACGTTTCCTGAACTTCTTTTAGTAGGGATTGTGGCATTTGCGTTGACAACTTTATTTACTGTCATTACGTTGCCGGTCGAATATGATGCGAGCAACCGCGCTTTGGCCTGGCTTGAAAACAAACAAATGCTGACGCGCCGGGAACATGACGGTGCAAAAGATGCGTTGAAATGGGCCGCCCGTACTTATGTCGTGGCCGCTGTCGGTTCTATTGCTACGTTGCTGTATTACATTTCGGTGTATGCGGGCAACAGGAGGTAA
- a CDS encoding winged helix-turn-helix transcriptional regulator, whose translation MRNIKESSTNNENRQAIMVECPVSYALDKVGGRWKPLILWNLRNGKLRYSELRKAIPPITEKMLIQHLKQLESDELVQRIVIEVMPPHVEYQLSGSGSELIPAMAALADWGMRNAMR comes from the coding sequence ATGAGAAATATCAAGGAAAGTTCTACGAACAACGAAAACCGCCAGGCAATTATGGTGGAATGCCCCGTGAGTTATGCGTTGGATAAAGTAGGAGGCCGATGGAAACCGCTGATTTTATGGAACCTTCGCAATGGAAAACTGCGTTACAGCGAACTTCGCAAAGCGATTCCGCCCATCACAGAAAAAATGCTGATCCAGCACCTCAAGCAATTGGAATCCGATGAACTCGTGCAAAGGATTGTGATAGAAGTGATGCCGCCTCATGTAGAATATCAATTATCCGGCAGCGGCAGCGAACTCATCCCGGCCATGGCGGCATTGGCCGATTGGGGAATGCGGAACGCCATGAGATAA
- a CDS encoding NAD(P)H-binding protein: MKYVLTGSVGNISKPLAQQLIAAGHDVTIISTNESKKKEIEQLGAKAAIGDVNDIAFVAQTFKGADAAYVMIPPTWAPEDWPAHMKQVADNYVAAIKESGIKKVVQLSSIGAHLGYGAGPINGLAYFEKQLDKLENVDVLSLRPSYFYTNLFAMADLIRNAGIMGSNFGAADGNLVLTHPADIADAAAQRLLSLDFNGHIHQYVSSDVRTLAEVAETIGNAIGKPGLPWISFSDEEAYNGMLGAGLTKTIADGYLEMGQGIQSGILQEDYFSSGATPQGKVKLEDFAKDFAIAFV; this comes from the coding sequence ATGAAATATGTTTTAACCGGTTCTGTTGGAAACATCAGCAAGCCATTGGCACAACAATTAATTGCCGCAGGGCATGATGTGACCATCATCAGCACTAATGAAAGCAAAAAGAAAGAGATTGAACAACTGGGCGCTAAGGCTGCTATCGGCGATGTAAATGACATTGCATTTGTCGCACAAACTTTTAAGGGCGCGGATGCCGCTTACGTGATGATTCCACCAACCTGGGCCCCGGAAGACTGGCCTGCGCACATGAAACAGGTCGCCGACAATTATGTTGCCGCCATCAAAGAAAGCGGCATTAAAAAAGTAGTGCAGCTCAGCAGCATTGGGGCACATTTGGGTTATGGGGCAGGGCCAATTAACGGACTCGCCTACTTTGAAAAGCAATTGGACAAACTGGAAAACGTCGATGTTTTGAGTTTAAGGCCGTCTTATTTTTACACGAATTTATTTGCCATGGCAGATTTGATCCGGAACGCAGGCATTATGGGCTCGAATTTCGGTGCTGCCGATGGAAATTTGGTGTTGACACATCCTGCTGACATCGCTGATGCAGCCGCACAGCGCCTTTTGTCTTTGGATTTCAACGGCCATATCCATCAATACGTTTCAAGCGATGTACGTACACTTGCGGAAGTCGCTGAAACCATTGGAAATGCTATTGGAAAACCAGGATTGCCATGGATTTCATTTTCAGATGAAGAGGCGTACAACGGGATGCTCGGGGCGGGGCTTACGAAAACCATCGCTGACGGTTATCTTGAAATGGGCCAGGGAATCCAATCCGGCATTCTCCAGGAAGATTATTTCAGTTCAGGCGCAACGCCGCAGGGGAAAGTGAAATTGGAGGATTTTGCGAAGGATTTTGCTATCGCATTTGTGTAA
- a CDS encoding Lrp/AsnC family transcriptional regulator: MKINSLQIEIDGIDKEILRDLMGDARKPILQIANKIGISGAAIHQRLRKLEQSGVISGSKFTVSNKVLGYSTMAFVGIYLDKAARNPEAVKELRKIPEVLECHYTTGNWSILIKIICRDNEHLMNLLNTKIQAIEGVSRTETFISLDQQIERQIQL; this comes from the coding sequence ATGAAAATAAACTCCCTCCAAATTGAAATAGATGGCATCGATAAGGAAATCCTCCGCGACCTCATGGGCGATGCCAGAAAGCCCATCCTGCAAATTGCCAATAAAATCGGGATTTCCGGCGCAGCAATCCATCAACGGTTAAGGAAACTCGAGCAATCCGGCGTCATTTCGGGTTCGAAATTCACGGTAAGCAATAAGGTTTTGGGATACAGTACCATGGCATTCGTTGGAATTTACCTCGACAAGGCCGCCCGAAATCCAGAAGCTGTAAAAGAACTGCGGAAAATCCCGGAAGTGCTCGAATGCCATTACACCACAGGAAACTGGTCTATACTTATAAAAATCATCTGTCGCGATAACGAACACCTGATGAATTTACTGAATACCAAAATACAGGCAATTGAAGGCGTGTCGCGTACGGAAACATTCATTTCGCTGGATCAACAAATCGAGCGGCAAATACAACTCTAA
- a CDS encoding saccharopine dehydrogenase family protein, whose translation MRNILIIGAGRSASSLIQYLLAKSDAENLHLTIGDLSVELAQRKTKNHPNATAIAFDIFDEAQRKSEIQKAAVVISMLPAHLHFEVAKDCITFKKHMVTASYISDAMQSLDAAAKENGLVFMNEIGLDPGIDHMSAMKVIDEIRDKGGRMILFESFCGGLVAPESDDNLWNYKFTWAPRNVVLAGQGGAAKFIQEGTYKYIPYHKLFRRTEFLEVEGYGRFEGYANRDSLKYRSIYGLDDILTLYRGTIRRVGYSRAWNMFVQLGMTDDTYMIDNSDTISYREFTNLFLPYHPTDSVEIKMRLQLGIEQDDIMWDKLLELDIFNPNKIVGLKNATPAQILEKILNDSWTLKPEDKDMIVMYHKFGFELNGQQKQIDSKMVCIGDDQTYTAMAKTVGLPVAMATLQILNGNITTPGVQLPIRREVYEPILKELEEYGVVFNEKHVTYFGYNPDKLN comes from the coding sequence ATGAGAAATATCCTGATTATTGGTGCCGGCCGTTCGGCATCATCGCTGATACAATACCTGCTGGCAAAGTCGGATGCCGAAAACCTGCACCTGACCATCGGCGACCTTTCTGTCGAGCTGGCTCAAAGGAAAACCAAAAACCATCCCAATGCCACCGCCATAGCTTTCGATATTTTTGACGAAGCCCAGCGCAAAAGTGAAATACAAAAAGCAGCTGTAGTCATTTCAATGCTGCCTGCACACCTGCATTTTGAAGTCGCGAAAGATTGCATCACTTTCAAAAAGCACATGGTGACGGCTTCCTACATCAGTGATGCGATGCAAAGCCTTGACGCTGCCGCAAAAGAAAACGGGCTGGTGTTTATGAATGAGATCGGGCTTGATCCGGGTATCGACCACATGAGCGCGATGAAAGTCATCGACGAGATACGTGACAAAGGCGGCAGGATGATCCTATTCGAATCGTTCTGTGGCGGACTCGTCGCACCAGAATCCGACGACAATCTCTGGAACTACAAATTCACCTGGGCGCCAAGAAATGTGGTGTTGGCAGGACAGGGCGGCGCTGCAAAATTCATACAGGAAGGTACTTACAAGTATATTCCTTATCATAAACTGTTCCGCCGTACTGAATTCCTCGAAGTCGAAGGCTACGGCCGTTTCGAAGGGTATGCGAACCGCGATTCGTTGAAATACCGAAGTATATACGGACTTGACGATATCTTAACCTTATACCGCGGCACCATCCGTCGCGTAGGATATTCACGGGCCTGGAATATGTTCGTACAACTCGGGATGACTGACGATACGTATATGATCGACAATTCTGATACCATCAGCTACCGCGAATTCACGAACCTGTTTTTGCCTTATCACCCCACAGATTCAGTTGAAATAAAAATGCGCCTGCAGCTTGGTATTGAACAGGATGACATTATGTGGGACAAATTATTGGAACTTGATATTTTTAATCCAAACAAGATTGTCGGACTGAAAAATGCGACGCCGGCACAAATCCTCGAGAAAATACTGAATGACAGCTGGACATTAAAGCCTGAAGACAAGGACATGATTGTGATGTACCATAAATTCGGCTTTGAACTCAACGGCCAACAAAAACAGATCGATTCCAAAATGGTCTGTATCGGCGACGATCAGACGTATACCGCAATGGCAAAAACCGTCGGACTTCCCGTTGCCATGGCGACATTGCAGATTTTGAACGGTAATATTACCACTCCGGGTGTCCAACTTCCCATCCGCAGGGAAGTTTACGAGCCTATATTAAAGGAATTGGAAGAATATGGCGTAGTGTTTAATGAAAAGCATGTGACGTATTTTGGGTATAATCCGGATAAGTTGAATTAG
- a CDS encoding DUF423 domain-containing protein codes for MDKKIISAGAVFGFFGIIFGAFGAHAMKKILSVDSLAVFETAVRYQMYHALFLLFLGTVNIIPQKAKKIIFNFIHWGVFFFSGSLYTLALFSASDMDVKFIGILTPFGGTLLIIGWIWLFVEISRKKS; via the coding sequence ATGGATAAGAAGATCATTAGCGCAGGTGCTGTGTTTGGATTTTTTGGGATTATTTTCGGGGCTTTCGGGGCACATGCGATGAAGAAAATATTGAGTGTTGATTCCTTAGCGGTGTTTGAAACCGCCGTACGTTACCAGATGTACCACGCCTTATTCCTGTTATTCCTTGGAACGGTTAACATCATTCCTCAAAAAGCAAAAAAAATCATTTTTAATTTCATCCATTGGGGTGTTTTCTTTTTTTCAGGATCGCTTTACACCCTGGCTTTATTTTCCGCAAGCGATATGGATGTAAAATTTATAGGAATCCTCACCCCTTTCGGCGGAACTTTGTTAATTATCGGCTGGATTTGGTTATTCGTTGAAATTTCCCGCAAAAAATCATAA